The Leishmania mexicana MHOM/GT/2001/U1103 complete genome, chromosome 32 genome has a window encoding:
- a CDS encoding ABC transporter family-like protein, translating to MAEVEACYADVDGQAAAVLARYMGWRAAKRVDTWWTAAVVAGVPSSQPPIASPASFSGIVPSFAFSNDIVLEEALELAYTADGVLRLAEDRRWLGRYVTILQYVLLRRVSQIEEAQLYRCLHERALFPCHPATHKRKGAVQGDRGMQRSTWAAAWRIHHRPTWLAPISGGARFLCLPLSYFPVEAVLPYVARETWLSNRLLSTMLPRWERLCVRSLRRTHKPAPPVPTLKNGARAEKMSSKVQYWFLRYTVPILRTCVEQQRAAARRFCMQELSTASGYDNAASSDLPRGSLALLWRCLRSTCTYFPSATSAAFTSEASAVPNKETSRLVRRVLILRALSQAVTVILQVCCPRLSIRYVTELMVAGYCSHGERSSPSSKPTTTTDTATASPVDTVLGSMAADMGWALVAGIVEALLTRFTGITGHQLSVLLADAATRRVEQELLCVDEAFYCRWLRTASGEADGIGATGVAASPGRRMSPVGMLPARPLITADDVLAVGRRGGERILALHDAVVKRSLRYAALIARAAVTREWRPLAGAAVTAWVDAPALLSSFSVAVGYSAPSDVMRLLSRREESLPSRSPVGLRLLLEVLVDEESDTTAPSDTRHRRRRRLRNPYLALVACSNVWTFEHLLADTKRTVASLCAHVCQLKAVYAAVAVYRYEVSSVRHATTAADVIAAMQEDVRCVLYYSVYQMEHTCRKRCGGVVAASPLLHPLLDPEETALLQQSSALSYLPAHVDYFSLLSLPYRFVLRQLGLEMVFAYRTAAGMQQESRQMAEEWWAQALFNSTFNPLTSALHEALQLTASCATVLLLCSQFVDGMWVVCPLPLPVLLRQAHAVQSYRDLLRSGVAVHRLEDGVAPLQQLCENLPHGIVSDAATLLRSSLQAKSSSAAPLSALQRRRRHWRQVLTASRPELCFDADDRIVGGLRLRGGVSWHHVYFTYPQLFVAPNAEDTEQGSASDTCGVRPTLADACFACPAVGMTAVVGPSGAGKSSLNLLLRRLYDPVAVVEFAQDGGTARSPPDEQLGAYVDLNHVGTTADAEDVLVEVLRLALVESALPPPSNNVRPHSPSLLSAADGQRVTSQPSPTASASAVTSPRYRLRVQPGYIALDGIPLSLFAAAYVRQWLGWLRQTPHVQPRQSFLSNVRGTAMHVTVCDVQRALRVCGCDAFVEEKQRTLRDPVGHLSGGEAQRLALASVVAVLLARSRVELLHGMPLHDSDARRAAAAAAAVGGLVLDEPTSNLDAANEHQLLAALEALQEGSCEANSEAGTGLPLFIWMISHRMSSLRSAQHMVVVEDGRVTASGPSAEVKESNLFAKTQLQLQQLTDVSTSARADTAT from the coding sequence ATGGCAGAGGTCGAGGCCTGTTACGCAGATGTTGACGGTCaggctgctgccgtgctcgCCCGCTACATGGGATGGCGAGCGGCGAAAAGGGTCGACACGTggtggacggcggcggtggtggcaggcgTGCCATCATCACAGCCGCCGATagcgtcgccggcgtcgtTTTCTGGAATTGTGCCGTCCTTTGCCTTCTCAAACGATATAGTGCTGGAGGAAGCGCTCGAGCTCGCCTACACGGCCGACGGCGTGCTGCGACTCGCCGAGGACAGACGGTGGCTGGGACGGTATGTGACGATCCTTCAATAcgtgctgctccgccgcgtcTCTCAGATAGAGGAGGCGCAGTTATACAGGTGCCTGCACGAGCGTGCCCTTTTTCCATGCCACCCTGCGACACATAAGCGCAAGGGGGCCGTACAGGGAGATCGAGGaatgcagcgcagcacgtgggctgcggcgtggcggATCCACCACCGTCCTACGTGGTTGGCACCAATCTCCGGCGGTGCCCGATTTCTCTGCCTACCGCTCAGTTACTTCCCAGTGGAGGCTGTACTGCCCTACGTCGCGCGCGAGACGTGGCTCAGCAACCGTCTGCTGAGCACAATGCTGCCCCGGTGGGAGCGACTTTGCGTTCGCTCGTTGCGGCGGACGCACAAACCCGCGCCACCAGTGCCGACACTCAAGAATGGTGCGCGAGCGGAAAAGATGTCAAGTAAGGTCCAATACTGGTTTCTTCGCTACACCGTCCCAATCCTGCGCACCTGTGTcgaacagcagcgcgccgccgcgcggcgctTCTGCATGCAGGAGCTGAGCACCGCCTCCGGCTATGACAACGCCGCTTCGAGTGACCTTCCCCGCggctctctcgcgctcttGTGGCGGTGTCTGCGAAGCACGTGCACGTACTTCCCATCAGCAACATCAGCAGCGTTTACTTCAGAGGCCAGTGCCGTGCCGAATAAGGAAACGTCCAGACTTGTGCGCCGCGTTCTGATTCTTCGTGCTCTCTCCCAGGCTGTCACCGTCATCTTGCAGGTGTGCTGCCCTCGCCTCTCCATCCGCTACGTCACGGAACTGATGGTTGCTGGTTACTGCTCGCACGGAGAGCGCAGCTCGCCATCTTCAaagcccaccaccaccaccgacacagcgacagcgtcgccTGTAGACACGGTGCTGGGCTCCATGGCTGCTGACATGGGATGGGCACTGGTAGCGGGCATAGtagaggcgctgctgacaCGCTTCACAGGCATCACTGGCCACCAGTtgtcggtgctgctcgccgacgccgctaCGCGACGAGTTGAACAAGAGCTGCTTTGCGTCGACGAAGCCTTCTACTGTCGCTGGCTCCGCACTGCATCTGGCGAAGCAGACGGTATAGGAGCCACCGGCGTGGCAGCGTCGCCCGGTAGGCGGATGTCCCCTGTTGGCATGCTGCCAGCGCGCCCCCTCATCACAGCCGACGATGTACTCGCAGTGGGACGGCGTGGTGGCGAGAGAATCCTCGCCTTGCACGACGCTGTGGTGAAGCGGTCGCTGCGGTATGCCGCACTTATCGCTCGCGCGGCCGTCACGCGAGAGTGGCGTCCGCtcgctggtgcagctgtgACGGCTTGGGTGgacgcgccggcgctgctctcttccttctctgtTGCGGTGGGCTATTCGGCCCCATCCGATGTCATGCGGTTGCTATCgcgaagggaggagagcctGCCAAGCAGGAGCCCCGTCggtctgcggctgctgctcgaggtTCTTGTGGACGAGGAGAGTGACACAACAGCACCGTCAGACACACGACatcgacgccgacggcggctgcggaaTCCGTACTTGGCGCTCGTCGCGTGTTCGAATGTTTGGACGTTCGAGCACCTGCTGGCTGACACAAAACGGACCGTGGCGAGCCTCTGTGCCCACGTGTGCCAGCTAAAGGCCGTGtacgccgccgttgccgtgtATCGGTACGAGGTCTCGTCGGTGAGACACgccacgacggcagcagaCGTCATCGCCGCGATGCAGGAAGATGTGCGGTGCGTGCTCTACTACAGCGTCTACCAGATGGAGCACACATGCCGGAAACGGTGTGGTGGCGTTGttgcagcgtcgccgctgctccaccCGCTTCTGGACCCTgaggagacggcgctgcttcaGCAGTCGAGCGCGCTCTCCTACCTCCCTGCGCATGTGGACTACTTTAGTCTGCTCTCTCTACCGTACCGCTTTGTTCTGCGGCAATTGGGGCTGGAGATGGTGTTTGCTTACCGGACCGCAGCGGGCATGCAGCAGGAGTCGCGGCAGATGGCCGAGGAATGGTGGGCGCAGGCGCTCTTCAACAGCACCTTTAACCCCCTCACGTCGGCACTCCACGAGGCTCTCCAGCTCACTGCATCCTGTGCGACtgtgctgctcctctgctCGCAGTTTGTCGACGGGATGTGGGTGGTATGCCCACTCCCGTTGCCTGTTCTTCTCCGGCAAGCGCACGCGGTGCAATCCTACCGTGATCTTCTGCGCAGTGGTGTGGCGGTGCACCGCCTCGAGGACGGCGTAGCTCCATTGCAGCAGTTGTGTGAGAACCTGCCCCACGGCATCGTGTCGGATGCGgcaacgctgctgcgctcttcGTTGCAGGCTAAGAgctcctccgctgcacctctctcCGCActtcagcggcgccgccgccactggcggCAGGTGCTGACGGCGAGTCGACCAGAGCTCTGCTTCGATGCAGACGATCGCATTGTCGGAGGACTGCgtctccgcggcggcgtcagctGGCACCACGTGTACTTCACTTACCCTCAACTGTTTGTGGCCCCCAATGCAGAAGACACAGAGCAGGGGAGCGCAAGCGACACCTGTGGTGTGCGACCCACCCTCGCCGACGCATGCTTTGCGTGTCCGGCGGTTGGCATGACGGCCGTCGTTGGCCCAAGTGGGGCGGGAAAGAGTTCGCTcaatctgctgctgcggcgcctctACGATCCGGTCGCCGTGGTGGAGTTTGCTCAGGACGGCGGAACGGCGCGGTCGCCTCCCGACGAGCAGCTGGGCGCTTATGTTGACTTGAACCATGTGGGTACCACTGCTGACGCAGAGGATGTTCTTGTCGAGGTCCTGCGTCTCGCCCTCGTTGAAagcgcactgccgccgccgtccaaCAACGTGAGACCCCACTCGCCATCTCTGCTCAGTGCGGCTGATGGGCAGAGAGTTACGTCACAGCCTTCGCCGACGGCCTCTGCTTCCGCGGTTACCTCACCGCGCTACCGTCTGCGAGTACAGCCCGGCTATATCGCCCTTGACGGCATCCCACTATCCCTTTTTGCAGCCGCCTACGTGCGCCAGTGGCTCGGCTGGCTGCGGCAAACACCGCATGTGCAACCGCGCCAAAGCTTTCTGTCCAACGTACGCGGCACAGCGATGCATGTGACGGTGTGCGACGTGCAACgggccctgcgcgtgtgcggctgcgacgcctTCGTGGAAGAGAAACAGCGCACTTTGCGAGATCCCGTTGGCCACTTAAGTGGTGGTGAAGCTCAGCGGCTGGCGCTGGCAAGCGTTGTCGCGGTCTTGCTCGCGCGCTCTCGGGTGGAACTACTACACGGCATGCCATTGCACGACAGCGACGCTCgcagggcggcagcagcagcagctgcggtggGCGGTTTGGTGCTTGACGAGCCGACGAGCAACCTCGATGCCGCTAACGAGCACCAGCTTCTCGCCGCACTGGAAGCGTTGCAGGAAGGAAGCTGTGAAGCTAATTCGGAGGCTGGGACAGGGCTGCCCCTCTTTATATGGATGATATCGCACCGCATGTCGTCGCTGCGGTCGGCGCAGCACATGGTGGTCGTGGAGGACGGCCGTGTCACGGCGAGTGGACCCTCTGCTGAAGTAAAGGAATCAAACTTGTTCGCAAAGACACAACTGCAGTTACAGCAACTCACGGATGTATCGACGTCTGCGCGCGCCGACACAGCAACTTAG
- a CDS encoding tyrosyl-DNA phosphodiesterase-like protein, whose protein sequence is MNGGGATRHAEACFPFWVNDVGSFTSVPQGRAPSSCSLLRLRDLFRCDLADPGECWQHILLSSYVTDLRWLLATVPELSAVTGKLVVLSGEKGTATLRRTTGDPSSPYTATSPLMDRVNPFMAALREQARATSALHTTLSRERLAVLEPPLPVAFGTHHTKMALCVNSRGLRISIFTANLVEQDWCWKSQGIYLQDFPWKAATECSNDVAAGATVVKTAASSTSKGGNGSNTLTKGAEFVAHLRNYLMQCGVSLTTACASPTDAVSAAGPLGIFETDFLSHIDFSAAAVWLISSVPGTCAYGEVAPGYRVGLCRLAEVLRRSALTMATAPASVDLSWQYSSQGSLNLAFLNSLQAAMCGESVSVIESGDTPRGVRDVQVVYPTEEEVRNSWEGWRGGGSLPLRVQCCHEFVNARLHRWGSSEEGHTAKRAFPRPAKVAAAHASREDAVDVDGVDSDGGEGTTASLTCSCAAYRQFALPHIKSYAAVAPDRSCVRWFLLTSANLSQAAWGSLSRKMNQRGSRQQLVRSYELGVIYDSHSAIHPSASSWFSVVSKTKIELPSARNSRAMLYETPLGVETQNVCLYTPYNLLCPTPYASTAALRARRDAPVEGEQAVAGSTLDCSDVPWVLDMPHRGRDAYGLDFEEAFESSVSPNLSKWQPRTRAMETAPLHNIGAPRKRTREA, encoded by the coding sequence ATgaatggcggcggtgctACACGGCACGCGGAGGCTTGCTTTCCGTTTTGGGTCAACGACGTAGGCTCCTTCACTTCCGTGCCACAGGGTCGTGCGCCATCGTCGTGCTCcctgcttcgcctccgtgACCTGTTCCGCTGCGACCTGGCCGATCCTGGCGAGTGCTGGCAGCACATCCTGCTTTCCAGCTACGTGACTGACCTTCGATGGCtgctggcgacggtgccggAGCTGTCCGCTGTGACAGGGAAGCTGGTGGTGCTCAGCGGCGAAAAAgggacggcgacgctgcggcgcaccaccggcgATCCTTCGTCTCCATACACGGCAACGTCGCCGCTGATGGACCGGGTGAACCCGTTCATGGCTGCCTTGCGCGAACAAGCGAGGGCCACATCTGCGTTACACACCACTTTATCGCGTGAACGCCTTGCTGTTCTCGAGCCGCCGCTCCCCGTTGCCTTTGGGACGCACCACACCAAAATGGCGCTCTGCGTCAACAGCAGAGGTCTGCGTATTTCTATCTTCACCGCTAACCTTGTCGAGCAGGACTGGTGCTGGAAGTCGCAAGGCATCTATCTGCAGGACTTCCCATggaaggcggcgacggagtGCTCAAACGACGTCGCCGCAGGTGCGACTGTGGTGAAaacggcagcgagcagcaccagtAAAGGCGGCAATGGCAGTAACACCCTCACAAAGGGCGCCGAATTCGTCGCGCATCTGCGCAATTACTTGATGCAGTGCGGCGTGAGTCTCACCACAGCATGCGCTTCACCGACAGATGCGGTATCCGCGGCTGGCCCCCTCGGGATCTTCGAAACGGATTTCTTATCTCACATCGATTtctccgctgcagccgtgTGGCTCATCAGCTCCGTCCCCGGAACGTGCGCGTACGGTGAGGTCGCTCCTGGCTACCGTGTCGGGCTTTGCCGACTGGCGGAGGTGCTACGGCGCTCGGCGCTGACGATGgccacggcgccggcgtccGTCGACCTGAGCTGGCAGTACAGCTCCCAGGGCTCGCTCAATCTGGCGTTTCTGAACTCTCTGCAAGCAGCCATGTGCGGAGAGTCGGTGTCAGTGATTGAGTCCGGCGACACACCACGAGGCGTGCGTGACGTACAGGTGGTATACCCCACCGAGGAAGAAGTGCGGAACAGCTGGGAGGGTtggcgcggtggcgggtCACTcccgctgcgcgtgcagtGTTGCCATGAGTTTGTGAACGCGCGGTTGCATCGCtggggcagcagcgaggagggTCACACGGCGAAGCGTGCTTTCCCGCGGCCAGCTAaagtcgcggcggcgcacgccaGCCGTGAGGATGCTGTGGATGTAGATGGAGTGGACAGTGATGGGGGCGAGGGGACGACGGCATCGCTgacgtgcagctgcgcagcctACCGACAGTTTGCGCTGCCCCATATTAAGTCGTACGCGGCCGTCGCGCCAGACCGCTCCTGCGTCCGTTGGTTTCTTCTGACGAGTGCGAATCTTTCCCAGGCGGCGTGGGGTAGCCTTAGCAGGAAGATGAACCAGCGCGGTTCGCGGCAACAGCTCGTGCGCTCGTACGAGCTGGGTGTTATCTACGACTCCCATTCTGCTATTCACCCGTCAGCATCATCGTGGTTCAGCGTGGTGTCCAAGACGAAGATCGAGCTTCCGAGCGCACGCAATTCTCGTGCGATGCTCTACGAGACGCCGCTCGGCGTTGAAACTCAGAATGTGTGTCTGTACACTCCATACAACCTCCTTTGCCCGACCCCGTACGCAAGCACTGCCGCTCTGCGAGCGCGCCGGGACGCACCTGTCGAGGGTGAGCAGGCTGTGGCAGGATCGACGCTGGACTGTAGTGATGTGCCGTGGGTGCTAGACATGCCACACCGGGGTAGGGACGCCTACGGCCTCGATTTCGAGGAGGCGTTTGAGAGTAGTGTTTCTCCAAATTTATCAAAGTGGCAGCCTCGTACGCGCGCCATGGAGaccgcaccgctgcacaaCATCGGGGCCCCACGTaagcgcacgcgcgaggCGTAG